GGTCACATTGTGGAAGCATGGATGCGTCTTTCACATCGCCTGTGACAAGTATGCGTGTTCCTACTTCATTCTCCCACATGAACGACACTGAACCAACTGTGTGGAAATTCGGGAATGTATGGATCTTTACGCCCCTGACCTCAATGGTTTCTCCAACCTTGAATGTCCTGCCTGCATACTTGCGGTCATGACGTATCTCAAGTGCAATGGCAGTTTTTTCAGAACAGACCGCACGGTCAGAAAGCATTGCGGATTTGCCGTTATGATCCGAATGTGCATGAGTGATAAGATAAGCATCAGGTTGCTGGTATTTCGCAGGAGTGCGGGTTGTGTCGATAGAAAAAGTCACAAGCTCTCCTTCGGTGGATCTGAATTTAATAGAAAGATGGGGTTTGAACGAACCGCGGGAATTCTTCTCCCTGAAAACCATTACACCAAGATCGACCAGTTCTTTCAATTCCTGAAACCCTCGAAACTGGAATGATGTTAAGCTATTTACGCTTTTTCAAAAACAGACAAAAATAAGCTGGTCCGAGTGACATGAAAACAAGTATAAAACAAATATAGAACAGATTTAAAACAGATATTAAAAAAAACTAAAGGCAGGTGCTTAAAGCACCTTTTTAAGCTCTTCAAGGAGGATGCCTGCGGTTGTAAGACCTGTGAAACGCTTTACCATTTCTCCGTCCTTGAGGATAATAAGTGTTGGTACTGCCTGGATACCGTATTGTGCTGCAAGACTCTGGTTCTGGTCTACATCAATGACCTTCACTTCGACCTTGTCACCAAGCTCTGCTTCTACCTTCTCAAGGAAAGGCTTCTGCATTTTACATGGTCCGCACCATGTTGCACTGAAATCCAAAAGTTCTACTTTGCTCATATAATACACCTCTTCATTGTATAGTGATGAATAAATTATTTTTACTTATCGATACAAGCATGCATTACAATAGGAAAAGCTTTTCCTACTACATATTTGTCCCCGCAAATTATGCGTCTCTTTTGAACGGTAATGCACTTTGCATACACAACCATATCAATTATTGAATATAAGGTTTTCGCTTAACTTATATATCTAGATCCTACGAATCTTAGAAGTCAGATCAAGAGGTTTTGCATAATACGGAGCAGTAGTTACAATAAAGTCTACATGCTTTGCATAATCAGAGATCATTCCCAGATCAATTCCACCTACTCCAATCTCAAGTTTGGGATTCAGGGCACGCAACTGCGGAATAAGTGTTTCCAGTTCCTCAGGACTGTAATGGTCAAGCAGGAGTACATCTGCAACCGGAGCAGACTCAAAAGCCTCTTCCCTGGTCCTTGGCTCTATCTCTATCTTGCGCATGGACCTGAGCTTTACACGCTTTTCCATGATATCGAGATGGTTCTGTGTGATAAGAATAGAATCACTGAGAGAGTTGCGGTGGTGGTCACCTCCACCAATCTTTACCGCCTTAAGCTCATATTTCCTGAATCCCGGATGGGTCTTGCGACTTGTTGCCACCATTATGTCAGGATTTGATTTTCTTGCAAGCTCAACAGCAAAGCGTGTTTTTGATGCAATGGAACAGACCATTGAAAGGAATGTCTGTGATATCCTCCAGAGTTTGAAAATGGTTGGCAGGTCACCCTGAGCTTCAAAAATAACATCATTCGGATTGAACTCGGCTCCATCTGAAATCATGCTCACGACTTCAAGACCATTTTTCCTGTAGAAAGCCGCAAGGTCATCCATGCAAGCCGCAACCCCATGTTCCCTTGATTTGATACGAAGCCTTCCATTGCCTTGAATCTCAAGAAGTTCGGTAGTCTCATCTCCGTATGGGCAATCCTCTGCAAGGTAAAGGTCAAAAAAGTCTATCATTTTGTCACCTGACAGAATAAATAGTGTGGATGATTCATAACTATTACTATTTTTGTGCTACAACTAAAATCAAAAACTCACATCCCACTTTAGATATAAATATATAGACTCCCTCTCATTTTGAATATACATTACAATTTCTTTGATATTAAATACTCAGATCAAATCGGGTGAAATCAGGCAAAAGGATGTGCATGCAATGTTTAAGAAAAAGATAGAATTGATAATCGTATTTTTGTTGATAACTGGAGCATGCACACTAGTTGCAAGTGCAGACCAAACCAACGACTCTGACAAATACACTTTCCAGAATTACGGAGGCGAAGTTTATACACCTCAACCGATGGAGTTTGGGGCGAACCTGAATGGCAATGAGAGTGTCATTTTGGAAAATGGAACTGAAAGGAAGCACGTATTACTTCAGGTCTATGAAACCCTTACAGTCGAAGAAAAAGAACTATTAGAAAGTTATGGAGTTAGGTTCTTACTGGGATTAGGTTCCTCTTCATATACGGTTTCAATGCCAGCGGATTATACTGCGGCTGATCTGCCGGGTAATGTCGGACTGAGATGGATAGGAGAAATTCCAGTGGAAAATAAAGATCCACGAGGTTATGGTTTATCAGTACCGGATTATGCAAAGTTAGATGACGGAAAAATAATTCTGACAATTGTATTTTATGAAGACGTTACAGCAGAAAATACATTAGCGGTGGTAACTAAGCATTCAAACAATTATACCACTCCGGGCACGGATTACTCATACGTTTATGACATTATAATTGATGAAAACAACATTAGTAATGTAATTATAGAGGACGCTGTTCATTCTTACGGATATAGAAATGAAGAAACAGTTAATGAGGATTCTTTTGTAGGCGATGAAGAACTTATTGATGAGGATGAGCCTGACATTGTAGACGAACAACAAAATTACAGTCAGGAAACTGCTGAAAACATCAATGATTCGGAAGAAAAAGAAGCTCACGGTTTCACAGCAACCATTACAATCCTAATTTTTGCATTAATCAGCATTTTAATGAAAAGGAAGTGAGGAATAATGCAACCGGAAAAATTAGCAGGCACAAGATCAACTCAAATAATAATCTCTTTCTTAATTTTAATCTCATGCACAGTAATTGCAAGTGCAGACCAAACCAACGATTCTGACAAGTACACTTTCACGAACTACGGCGGCGAAGTTTATACACCTCAACCGATGGAGTTTGGTGCAAACCTGAATGGCAATGAGAGTGTCATTTTGGAAAATGGAACAGAAACGAAGCATGTGTATTTACAATTTTATGATAATGCTACTGATGAGCAGCTTTTATTGCTGGAAGAATACGAGATTCAGATTTTGAATTTTGCTGCTTATTATACATATGTTGCATCAATGCCAGCTGATTATACTGCGGCTGACCTGCCTTCTGAAAGCAGACTTCGCTGGATGGGAGAAATTCCAGTTGAGAACAAGTACGATCAAAATTATGGATTGAACGTCCCGAATTATGCAAAGCTGGAAGATGGGAATGTAAAGCTAGGTGTTATTTTTTATGAAGACATAACTTTACAAGATTCAGTAGAGATAATGCAAAAATACTCCAATAATATTTCGACTCATGTGTATGGAAATATAGATATCGAGTTTGAAATCATAACTGCTGAAAGCAATATTAGTCTGATAGCAAAAGAAGATGCTGTTGAGTACGTTGGATATTTTGGATATGAAACCATACCTTGTGATGACAGCGATTTTGTAGAATATGAAGAAATCATTGAAGAAGATGAGTCTGATATTGCAGATGAAATACAAAATAACAGTCAGGAAACTGTTGAAAATATCAATGATTCGGAAGGGAAAGAAGCTCACGGTTTCACAGCAACCATTGCAATCCTAATTTGTGCTTTGATTGCCACTTTCAGTGGAAGGAAAGACTAAAAAAGAAAAATAAAAGGAGGAATCAATCCTCCAGTGTGGAAATGTCTCCGGGGTCCTGGCCAAGTTCCTGAGCCTTGAGGAGACGCCTCATAATTTTTCCGCTTCGGGTCTTTGGCAGGGATTCCACGAACTCGATCTCAGAAGGAATTGCTATCGGACCGAGGTTCATCCTGACGTGGTAGACAAGTTCCAGTTTGAGCTTGTCGCTGGCTGTGTAGCCCATACGCAGAATGATGAAAGCCTTGATTGAATCTCCCTTGAGTGGGTCGGGTTTGCCGATTACTGCTGCTTCTGCAACAGCTTCGTGGGAAACGAGGGCACTTTCAACTTCTGCACTGCCGATGTTGTGACCGGCAACGATCAGGACATCATCGGAACGTCCAAGGATCATGATGTAGCCATCCTCATCCTTTACAGCAAGGTCGCCTGCTGCGTAGTATTTTCCGATTGTGCTCCAGTACTGGCGGTATCTCTCATCGTTGTTGTAAACCGTTCTCATCATGGAAGGCCATGGCTCCTTTACAACAAGGAAACCACCTGTACCGGCAGGAACAGGTTCACCGTTCTCATCGACTACATCTGCAACGATACCCGGAACCGGACGGCCTGCAAATCCAGGCTTCATCGGCTCACCGACAGTTGTTGTGAGCATGTGCATTCCGGTCTCGGTCTGCCACCATGTATCAAGTATCGGACACTTTTCCTTGCCGATCACACGATAATACCATTCAAAAGCCTCAGGATTTAGAGGCTCACCGACAGAACCCAGTATCCTCAGTGAACTGAGGTTGTACTTTTCTGGCCACTCCTCGCCCATTCTCATAAACATTCTGATAGCAGTAGGTGCTGTATAGAAGATAGTAACATCGAACTCCTCTATCATGCTCCACCAGACACCAGGGTCAGGATAATCAGGAGTTGTCTCGGATATCAGGATAGTTGCACCCATAGCAAGCGGACCATATACAATATAACTGTGGCCTGTGATCCATCCCGGGTCTGCAGTACACCACATGACGTCGCTCTCTTTGAGGTCGAACATATTCTTTGTTGTATAATATGTACCGACCATGTAACCACCACAGGTGTGCACGATTCCCTTTGCAGGGCCTGTGGTTCCACTGGTGTAAAGAATGAACAGCGGATCCTCGGAATCCATTACCTCAGGCTCACATTCCTTTTCCACATCTTCCATTATCTCGTAGAAATCGACCTCGATCTCTGAGAAAAGCTCCATCTGCGGTGTCATTCTCCTGAGAACAACGATCTTCTCTACACTGGAAGCGTTAACAACAGCCTCGTCTACAAGTGTTTTGAGGTCGATCCTCTTTCCACGCCTCAGACTTGCATCAGCAGTTATGACTATTTTTGCCTGTGCATCCTTGATCCTTGAGTGAAGTGCATTGGCACCGAATCCACCAAAGACTACACTGTGTACAGCACCGATACGTGCACATGCAAGCATTGCTATGATCTGCTCAGGGACGAAAGGCATGTAAATACAAACACGGTCACCCTTCTCTACTCCAAGGGACTTAAGACCATTTGCAAATCTCATAACATCACGGTAAAGCTGGCGATATGTGAGAACAATTTCCTCGCCATTATCCCCTACCCAGATGATAGCTACCTTATTCCTCTTACCATTCATTACATGCCTGTCAAGACAGTTGTGAGTGATATTCATTTTTGCATTGGTAAACCACTTTACGTGTGGATGGTCCCATTCTCTGACCTTATCCCATTTTTCGAACCACTCAAGTTCTTCAGCAACGTTTTCCCAGTGTTTTTCAGGATCATTAAGGAATTCATTGTAAGCAGTTTCATAATCGCCTATCCATGAATTTTCTTTTACAGAAGGATCAGGAAGATAGCTTTTCCCATCCAATTTGACATCAAAATTTTCAGACATGTTTACTCCATTCATAACTAATAATCATTATGTTTCTTTTGTGACCCAGAACTATCTCTAGGTCTTGAACCAATACCTGCAGAGCAACCGTCTCATGTCATTTTGAAGAACAAACAAAGGTTCTATGTGGAACCCCGGGACATGAAAGGGACCGCATTGAAAGAGCAATCTGTAAGTTAGTTACTCCTCAACTATCATGTATAATCATGATAATAGTATATACCTATTTTGGTCTCCAGGAATATACCATGTTATAAATTTAGAGAAAATAGTATTAAAGAATATGAAAACTAATCGACAATTGCCTTATTTTCACTAAAGCATTCAGGCCAGAACAACGACAGTCA
The sequence above is a segment of the uncultured Methanolobus sp. genome. Coding sequences within it:
- a CDS encoding thioredoxin domain-containing protein is translated as MSKVELLDFSATWCGPCKMQKPFLEKVEAELGDKVEVKVIDVDQNQSLAAQYGIQAVPTLIILKDGEMVKRFTGLTTAGILLEELKKVL
- a CDS encoding nicotinate-nucleotide pyrophosphorylase encodes the protein MIDFFDLYLAEDCPYGDETTELLEIQGNGRLRIKSREHGVAACMDDLAAFYRKNGLEVVSMISDGAEFNPNDVIFEAQGDLPTIFKLWRISQTFLSMVCSIASKTRFAVELARKSNPDIMVATSRKTHPGFRKYELKAVKIGGGDHHRNSLSDSILITQNHLDIMEKRVKLRSMRKIEIEPRTREEAFESAPVADVLLLDHYSPEELETLIPQLRALNPKLEIGVGGIDLGMISDYAKHVDFIVTTAPYYAKPLDLTSKIRRI
- the acs gene encoding acetate--CoA ligase, giving the protein MSENFDVKLDGKSYLPDPSVKENSWIGDYETAYNEFLNDPEKHWENVAEELEWFEKWDKVREWDHPHVKWFTNAKMNITHNCLDRHVMNGKRNKVAIIWVGDNGEEIVLTYRQLYRDVMRFANGLKSLGVEKGDRVCIYMPFVPEQIIAMLACARIGAVHSVVFGGFGANALHSRIKDAQAKIVITADASLRRGKRIDLKTLVDEAVVNASSVEKIVVLRRMTPQMELFSEIEVDFYEIMEDVEKECEPEVMDSEDPLFILYTSGTTGPAKGIVHTCGGYMVGTYYTTKNMFDLKESDVMWCTADPGWITGHSYIVYGPLAMGATILISETTPDYPDPGVWWSMIEEFDVTIFYTAPTAIRMFMRMGEEWPEKYNLSSLRILGSVGEPLNPEAFEWYYRVIGKEKCPILDTWWQTETGMHMLTTTVGEPMKPGFAGRPVPGIVADVVDENGEPVPAGTGGFLVVKEPWPSMMRTVYNNDERYRQYWSTIGKYYAAGDLAVKDEDGYIMILGRSDDVLIVAGHNIGSAEVESALVSHEAVAEAAVIGKPDPLKGDSIKAFIILRMGYTASDKLKLELVYHVRMNLGPIAIPSEIEFVESLPKTRSGKIMRRLLKAQELGQDPGDISTLED